The following nucleotide sequence is from Aminivibrio sp..
ATCACCCTGTTCCGCTTGTCCTCGTCCACCAGGGTCTGTACAAGGGTGTTGCAGGAGACCATGGTGGACACCATGAAGAACCCGAGGCAAACCATGAGGGCCAGGGAGAGATAGAAAATTCTTGAAAGGGAGAAGGCCGACATGGAGAGGCCGAGGAGAATGCACGACACCGCCATGATCCTGCCGAGCCCCACGGGGGTTTTTCTCAGGGCGAGCCTGACCGACCCCGCCAGGGCGCCCAGCCCGGTGGCCCCCATGAGGAAGCCCAGGGTGCGGGGACCCCCGCCGAGGATTTCCCGGGCGAAGACAGGAAGGAGGACCATATAGGGGAAGGCGAAGAAGCTTACCAGGGCGATGGCCCCGAGGTAATTCCGCACTGGGAGGAAGGAGGCCACGTACCGGACACCTTCCTTCATGCCGTCGAGGACGCTCTTGCGCACCTGGTCCGTTACGAGGGGCTTCCGAAACCTCATCAGGAAGAGGGCCGTGAGGGTGGCGGAATAGGCAATGCCGTTCAACAGGAAACAGATCCCCTCCCCGACCATGGCAATGGCTATGCCGGCAACGGACGGCCCCACGAGTCTGGTGACGTTGAAGAGGGTCGAGGTGAGGGCGATGCCGTTGCCCAGGTCCTTCTCGTCCTCCACGAGGCGGATTGTGAATCCCTGCCGGGCGGGGACCTCGAAGGAATCCGAGGTGCCGATGATGGCGGCCAGAATGAGAATATGCCAGTATTTCACCACTCCCGAGAGGGTCAGGGCAGCGAGGGTGAAGGCATGGAGCATGCTGACGGTCTGGCAGATCATGATGACCCTTCTCAGGTTCCGCCCCTCGAGAAAGGCCCCGTTGAAGGACCCGAAGAGCAGCACGGGGATCTGCGTAATGAAGTCCACCGTCCCGAGCAGGAGCGGAGATCCGGTGATCCTGTAGACGAGCCAGTTCATGGCCACCCGCTGCATCCAGAGACCTGACAGAGAGACGATCTGCCCCA
It contains:
- a CDS encoding MFS transporter; translation: MPDWEKSTLFRAFRHRNFRLFYMGQIVSLSGLWMQRVAMNWLVYRITGSPLLLGTVDFITQIPVLLFGSFNGAFLEGRNLRRVIMICQTVSMLHAFTLAALTLSGVVKYWHILILAAIIGTSDSFEVPARQGFTIRLVEDEKDLGNGIALTSTLFNVTRLVGPSVAGIAIAMVGEGICFLLNGIAYSATLTALFLMRFRKPLVTDQVRKSVLDGMKEGVRYVASFLPVRNYLGAIALVSFFAFPYMVLLPVFAREILGGGPRTLGFLMGATGLGALAGSVRLALRKTPVGLGRIMAVSCILLGLSMSAFSLSRIFYLSLALMVCLGFFMVSTMVSCNTLVQTLVDEDKRNRVMSLFIVCAMGITPIGSLNAGWLATHIGAPATLFAGGAVSIVIGLLLLRAWPSMWALSEPVYRRKNLL